The following proteins are co-located in the Patagioenas fasciata isolate bPatFas1 chromosome 33, bPatFas1.hap1, whole genome shotgun sequence genome:
- the ACTMAP gene encoding actin maturation protease isoform X2: MAAVPPPPPPPLPPPPPPPGRVLRDALERAGAALGGDGGVRELLRRRRDSLTPALKWLLFHRPAPPLIQDGPQCGLVALSMAASLLFPSHAVQPGLLVRAARDRGFTHRGEMFSADMAALARDVFPCHPELLEGGLEGPNLPRVLQHLISGLPLLVPYDEDSNHEPCQRRGHKAHWAVLTGVLLGVRTATLSPAYRPDPEIPNLFHPPPCGGGELAPGGPGLRWGGPGGAVERVLVLAQQGKSPRVQLWALGGLHGSNAQLSELSPRRRRDGHRYVLPAGGLAQGLGGRAVLLRPRDGSPGTPPE; encoded by the exons ATGGCGGCcgtgccgcccccgccgccgccgccgcttccgccgccgccgccgccgccgggccgggTGCTCCGGGACGCGCTGGAAcgggcgggggcggcgctggGCGGGGACGGCGGCGTCCGGGAgctgctgcggcggcggcgggacaG cctcacGCCCGCCCTGAAGTGGCTCCTGTTCCACCGCCCGGCGCCGCCGCTGATCCAGGATGGACCCCA GTGCGGGCTGGTCGCCCTCTCCATGGCCGCGTCGCTGCTGTTCCCCTCCCACGCCGTGCAGCCGGGGCTCCTGGTGCGGGCGGCGCGGGACCGCGGCTTCACGCACCGCGGCGAGATGTTCTCCG CCGACATGGCAGCACTGGCAAGGGACGTGTTCCCGTGTCACCCCGAGCTGCTGGagggggggctggaggggcccAACCTCCCCCGCGTCCTCCAGCACCTCATCTCGGGGCTCCCCCTCCTCGTGCC CTACGACGAGGACAGCAACCACGAGCCGTGCCAGCGCCGCGGGCACAAGGCGCACTGGGCGGTGCTGACAG GTGTTTTACTGGGGGTCCGCACCGCGACGCTCAGCCCCGCGTACCGCCCGGACCCCGAGATCCCCAACCTGTTCCACCCGCCGCCGTGCGGGGGGGGTGAGCTGGCTCCGGGGGGGCCGGGCTTgcggtgggggggtcccgggggggccgTGGAGCGGGTGCTGGTGCTGGCGCAGCAGGGGAAGAGCCCGCGGGTGCAGCTGTGGGCGCTGGGGGGGCTGCACGGCAGCAACGCGCAGCTCAGCGAGCTCAGCCCCCGGCGCCGCCGCGACGGCCACCGCTACGTGCTGCCCGCGGGGGGGCTGgcgcaggggctgggggggcgcgCGGTGCTGCTGCGCCCCCGGGACGgctcccccgggaccccccccgagTAA
- the ACTMAP gene encoding actin maturation protease isoform X1 produces the protein MAAVPPPPPPPLPPPPPPPGRVLRDALERAGAALGGDGGVRELLRRRRDSLTPALKWLLFHRPAPPLIQDGPQCGLVALSMAASLLFPSHAVQPGLLVRAARDRGFTHRGEMFSAADMAALARDVFPCHPELLEGGLEGPNLPRVLQHLISGLPLLVPYDEDSNHEPCQRRGHKAHWAVLTGVLLGVRTATLSPAYRPDPEIPNLFHPPPCGGGELAPGGPGLRWGGPGGAVERVLVLAQQGKSPRVQLWALGGLHGSNAQLSELSPRRRRDGHRYVLPAGGLAQGLGGRAVLLRPRDGSPGTPPE, from the exons ATGGCGGCcgtgccgcccccgccgccgccgccgcttccgccgccgccgccgccgccgggccgggTGCTCCGGGACGCGCTGGAAcgggcgggggcggcgctggGCGGGGACGGCGGCGTCCGGGAgctgctgcggcggcggcgggacaG cctcacGCCCGCCCTGAAGTGGCTCCTGTTCCACCGCCCGGCGCCGCCGCTGATCCAGGATGGACCCCA GTGCGGGCTGGTCGCCCTCTCCATGGCCGCGTCGCTGCTGTTCCCCTCCCACGCCGTGCAGCCGGGGCTCCTGGTGCGGGCGGCGCGGGACCGCGGCTTCACGCACCGCGGCGAGATGTTCTCCG CAGCCGACATGGCAGCACTGGCAAGGGACGTGTTCCCGTGTCACCCCGAGCTGCTGGagggggggctggaggggcccAACCTCCCCCGCGTCCTCCAGCACCTCATCTCGGGGCTCCCCCTCCTCGTGCC CTACGACGAGGACAGCAACCACGAGCCGTGCCAGCGCCGCGGGCACAAGGCGCACTGGGCGGTGCTGACAG GTGTTTTACTGGGGGTCCGCACCGCGACGCTCAGCCCCGCGTACCGCCCGGACCCCGAGATCCCCAACCTGTTCCACCCGCCGCCGTGCGGGGGGGGTGAGCTGGCTCCGGGGGGGCCGGGCTTgcggtgggggggtcccgggggggccgTGGAGCGGGTGCTGGTGCTGGCGCAGCAGGGGAAGAGCCCGCGGGTGCAGCTGTGGGCGCTGGGGGGGCTGCACGGCAGCAACGCGCAGCTCAGCGAGCTCAGCCCCCGGCGCCGCCGCGACGGCCACCGCTACGTGCTGCCCGCGGGGGGGCTGgcgcaggggctgggggggcgcgCGGTGCTGCTGCGCCCCCGGGACGgctcccccgggaccccccccgagTAA
- the ACTMAP gene encoding actin maturation protease isoform X3 produces the protein MAASLLFPSHAVQPGLLVRAARDRGFTHRGEMFSAADMAALARDVFPCHPELLEGGLEGPNLPRVLQHLISGLPLLVPYDEDSNHEPCQRRGHKAHWAVLTGVLLGVRTATLSPAYRPDPEIPNLFHPPPCGGGELAPGGPGLRWGGPGGAVERVLVLAQQGKSPRVQLWALGGLHGSNAQLSELSPRRRRDGHRYVLPAGGLAQGLGGRAVLLRPRDGSPGTPPE, from the exons ATGGCCGCGTCGCTGCTGTTCCCCTCCCACGCCGTGCAGCCGGGGCTCCTGGTGCGGGCGGCGCGGGACCGCGGCTTCACGCACCGCGGCGAGATGTTCTCCG CAGCCGACATGGCAGCACTGGCAAGGGACGTGTTCCCGTGTCACCCCGAGCTGCTGGagggggggctggaggggcccAACCTCCCCCGCGTCCTCCAGCACCTCATCTCGGGGCTCCCCCTCCTCGTGCC CTACGACGAGGACAGCAACCACGAGCCGTGCCAGCGCCGCGGGCACAAGGCGCACTGGGCGGTGCTGACAG GTGTTTTACTGGGGGTCCGCACCGCGACGCTCAGCCCCGCGTACCGCCCGGACCCCGAGATCCCCAACCTGTTCCACCCGCCGCCGTGCGGGGGGGGTGAGCTGGCTCCGGGGGGGCCGGGCTTgcggtgggggggtcccgggggggccgTGGAGCGGGTGCTGGTGCTGGCGCAGCAGGGGAAGAGCCCGCGGGTGCAGCTGTGGGCGCTGGGGGGGCTGCACGGCAGCAACGCGCAGCTCAGCGAGCTCAGCCCCCGGCGCCGCCGCGACGGCCACCGCTACGTGCTGCCCGCGGGGGGGCTGgcgcaggggctgggggggcgcgCGGTGCTGCTGCGCCCCCGGGACGgctcccccgggaccccccccgagTAA
- the COQ8B gene encoding atypical kinase COQ8B, mitochondrial isoform X3, which produces MGGVSAPGAELKPQGADSQPRGRSRNLGGAESLPRGAEPRPRKRRVGGSRLTRPPRVLPSSGRRCSRCLMAGPPKAPPPGAPRGLTAQEAQRARDARGRPEPPRQKLSDRARERRVPVTRLGRLLSFGGLAVGLGAGTLAQAARAKLGGAPPAGNAPPLLSEANAERLVATLCRVRGAALKLGQMISMQDAPLLPPQLQRILERVRQGADFMPGWQSRQVLREELGPDWRSRMALFEEQPFAAASIGQVHRGVLHDGTRVAIKIQYPGVAQSIRSDVENLLSLLRMSTKLPRGLFADKSLEALQQELEQECDYRELLRDDPFFTVPGVVPELTASRVLGTEWGRGVPLDRCRDLPQELRDELCTQLLRLCLRELFQFRFMQSDPNWGNFLYDRERHRVTLLDFGASRSFDREFTDHYIEVIRGAADGDRSKVLQKSRDLGFLTGFETKDLEAAHAEAVLALGEAFSGAQPFDFGAQGVSGRVGALLPRLLRGRLAPPPAQSYALHRKLAGAFLACARLRGRVRCRRLFEGVYARYWDPQTTETPPRDHRDPPGTVETPRDHRDPPRP; this is translated from the exons ATGGGCGGAGTCTCGGCCCCGGGGGCGGAGCTGAAGCCCCAGGGGGCGGACTCGCAGCCGCGGGGGCGGAGCCGAAACCTCGGCGGGGCGGAGTCGTTGCCCCGGGGGGCGGAGCCACGGCCCCGGAAGCGGCGGGTTGGCGGGAGCCGCCTGACCCGGCCGCCGCGCGTCCTTCCGAGCTCCGGCCGCCGGTGCTCCCGCTGCCTCATGGCCGGCCCCCCCAAGGCACCCCCTCCCGGGGCCCCGCGCGGCCTCACGGCTCAGGAGGCCCAACGGGCGCGGGACGCGCGGGGCCGCCCGGAGCCCCCCCGGCAGAAG CTCAGCGACCGGGCCCGGGAGCGGCGAGTGCCCGTGACCCGGCTGGGCCGGCTGCTCAGCTTCGGAG GCCTGGCCGTGGGGCTCGGCGCAGGGACCCTGGCGCAGGCGGCGCGGGCCAAGCTGGGGG GTGCCCCCCCCGCTGGAAACGCCCCCCCCCTGCTGTCGGAAGCCAACGCGGAGCGGCTGGTGGCCACGCTGTGCCGGGTGCGCGGGGCAGCACTCAAACTGGGGCAGATGATCAGCATGCaag ACGCGCCCCTGCTGCCCCCGCAGCTGCAGCGGATCCTGGAGCGCGTGCGCCAAGGCGCCGACTTCATGCCGGGCTGGCAGAGCCGC CAGGTGCTGCGGGAGGAGCTGGGGCCCGACTGGAGGAGCAGGATGGCGCTGTTCGAGGAGCAGCCCTTCGCGGCCGCATCCATCGGGCAGGTTCACCGGGGGGTGCTGCACGACGGCACCCGTGTGGCCATCAAGATCCAG TACCCGGGGGTCGCCCAGAGCATCCGCAGCGACGTCGAGAACCTGCTTTCCCTGCTCAGAATGAGCACCAAGCTGCCCCGGG GGCTTTTCGCCGATAAATCGCTGGAggctctgcagcaggagctggagcaggaatgcgACTACAG ggagctgctgcgggACGACCCGTTCTTCACGGTGCCGGGGGTGGTGCCGGAGCTCACGGCCTCGCGGGTCCTGGGCACGGAGTGGGGGCGCGGGGTCCCCCTGGACCGGTGCCGGGACCTCCCCCAGGAGCTGCGGGACGAG CTCTGCACCCAGCTCCTGCGCCTGTGCCTGCGCGAGCTCTTCCAGTTCCGCTTCATGCAGAGCGACCCCAACTGGGGCAACTTCCTGTACGACCGCGAGCGGCACCGG GTGACGCTGCTGGATTTCGGGGCGAGCCGCTCGTTCGATAGGGAGTTTACGGACCATTACATCGAG GTGATCCGCGGGGCCGCCGACGGGGACCGCAGCAAAGTGCTGCAGAAATCCCGGGACCTCGGCTTCCTCACGGGCTTCGAGACcaag GACCTGGAGGCCGCCCACGCCGAGGCGGTGCTGGCGCTGGGGGAGGCGTTTTCGGGGGCGCAGCCGTTCGACTTCGGGGCGCAGGGGGTGTCGGGGCGGGTGGGGGCGCTGCTGCCGCGGCTGCTGCGGGGCCGCCTGGCGCCCCCCCCCGCGCAGAGCTACGCGCTGCACCGCAAGCTGGCGGGGGCCTTCCTGGCCTGCGCGCGCCTGCGGGGGCGCGTGCGCTGCCGGCGCCTCTTCGAGGGCGTCTACGCGCGgtactgggacccccaaaccacagAGACCCCCCCCCGAGACCACAGAGACCCCCCTGGGACCGTAGAGACCCCccgagaccatagagaccccccgAGACCATAG
- the COQ8B gene encoding atypical kinase COQ8B, mitochondrial isoform X1 — protein sequence MGGVSAPGAELKPQGADSQPRGRSRNLGGAESLPRGAEPRPRKRRVGGSRLTRPPRVLPSSGRRCSRCLMAGPPKAPPPGAPRGLTAQEAQRARDARGRPEPPRQKLSDRARERRVPVTRLGRLLSFGGLAVGLGAGTLAQAARAKLGGAPPAGNAPPLLSEANAERLVATLCRVRGAALKLGQMISMQDAPLLPPQLQRILERVRQGADFMPGWQSRQVLREELGPDWRSRMALFEEQPFAAASIGQVHRGVLHDGTRVAIKIQYPGVAQSIRSDVENLLSLLRMSTKLPRGLFADKSLEALQQELEQECDYRREAECTRRFGELLRDDPFFTVPGVVPELTASRVLGTEWGRGVPLDRCRDLPQELRDELCTQLLRLCLRELFQFRFMQSDPNWGNFLYDRERHRVTLLDFGASRSFDREFTDHYIEVIRGAADGDRSKVLQKSRDLGFLTGFETKDLEAAHAEAVLALGEAFSGAQPFDFGAQGVSGRVGALLPRLLRGRLAPPPAQSYALHRKLAGAFLACARLRGRVRCRRLFEGVYARYWDPQTTETPPRDHRDPPGTVETPRDHRDPPRP from the exons ATGGGCGGAGTCTCGGCCCCGGGGGCGGAGCTGAAGCCCCAGGGGGCGGACTCGCAGCCGCGGGGGCGGAGCCGAAACCTCGGCGGGGCGGAGTCGTTGCCCCGGGGGGCGGAGCCACGGCCCCGGAAGCGGCGGGTTGGCGGGAGCCGCCTGACCCGGCCGCCGCGCGTCCTTCCGAGCTCCGGCCGCCGGTGCTCCCGCTGCCTCATGGCCGGCCCCCCCAAGGCACCCCCTCCCGGGGCCCCGCGCGGCCTCACGGCTCAGGAGGCCCAACGGGCGCGGGACGCGCGGGGCCGCCCGGAGCCCCCCCGGCAGAAG CTCAGCGACCGGGCCCGGGAGCGGCGAGTGCCCGTGACCCGGCTGGGCCGGCTGCTCAGCTTCGGAG GCCTGGCCGTGGGGCTCGGCGCAGGGACCCTGGCGCAGGCGGCGCGGGCCAAGCTGGGGG GTGCCCCCCCCGCTGGAAACGCCCCCCCCCTGCTGTCGGAAGCCAACGCGGAGCGGCTGGTGGCCACGCTGTGCCGGGTGCGCGGGGCAGCACTCAAACTGGGGCAGATGATCAGCATGCaag ACGCGCCCCTGCTGCCCCCGCAGCTGCAGCGGATCCTGGAGCGCGTGCGCCAAGGCGCCGACTTCATGCCGGGCTGGCAGAGCCGC CAGGTGCTGCGGGAGGAGCTGGGGCCCGACTGGAGGAGCAGGATGGCGCTGTTCGAGGAGCAGCCCTTCGCGGCCGCATCCATCGGGCAGGTTCACCGGGGGGTGCTGCACGACGGCACCCGTGTGGCCATCAAGATCCAG TACCCGGGGGTCGCCCAGAGCATCCGCAGCGACGTCGAGAACCTGCTTTCCCTGCTCAGAATGAGCACCAAGCTGCCCCGGG GGCTTTTCGCCGATAAATCGCTGGAggctctgcagcaggagctggagcaggaatgcgACTACAGGCGGGAGGCCGAGTGCACGCGGCGCTtcgg ggagctgctgcgggACGACCCGTTCTTCACGGTGCCGGGGGTGGTGCCGGAGCTCACGGCCTCGCGGGTCCTGGGCACGGAGTGGGGGCGCGGGGTCCCCCTGGACCGGTGCCGGGACCTCCCCCAGGAGCTGCGGGACGAG CTCTGCACCCAGCTCCTGCGCCTGTGCCTGCGCGAGCTCTTCCAGTTCCGCTTCATGCAGAGCGACCCCAACTGGGGCAACTTCCTGTACGACCGCGAGCGGCACCGG GTGACGCTGCTGGATTTCGGGGCGAGCCGCTCGTTCGATAGGGAGTTTACGGACCATTACATCGAG GTGATCCGCGGGGCCGCCGACGGGGACCGCAGCAAAGTGCTGCAGAAATCCCGGGACCTCGGCTTCCTCACGGGCTTCGAGACcaag GACCTGGAGGCCGCCCACGCCGAGGCGGTGCTGGCGCTGGGGGAGGCGTTTTCGGGGGCGCAGCCGTTCGACTTCGGGGCGCAGGGGGTGTCGGGGCGGGTGGGGGCGCTGCTGCCGCGGCTGCTGCGGGGCCGCCTGGCGCCCCCCCCCGCGCAGAGCTACGCGCTGCACCGCAAGCTGGCGGGGGCCTTCCTGGCCTGCGCGCGCCTGCGGGGGCGCGTGCGCTGCCGGCGCCTCTTCGAGGGCGTCTACGCGCGgtactgggacccccaaaccacagAGACCCCCCCCCGAGACCACAGAGACCCCCCTGGGACCGTAGAGACCCCccgagaccatagagaccccccgAGACCATAG
- the COQ8B gene encoding atypical kinase COQ8B, mitochondrial isoform X2: MGGVSAPGAELKPQGADSQPRGRSRNLGGAESLPRGAEPRPRKRRVGGSRLTRPPRVLPSSGRRCSRCLMAGPPKAPPPGAPRGLTAQEAQRARDARGRPEPPRQKLSDRARERRVPVTRLGRLLSFGGLAVGLGAGTLAQAARAKLGGAPPAGNAPPLLSEANAERLVATLCRVRGAALKLGQMISMQDAPLLPPQLQRILERVRQGADFMPGWQSRVLREELGPDWRSRMALFEEQPFAAASIGQVHRGVLHDGTRVAIKIQYPGVAQSIRSDVENLLSLLRMSTKLPRGLFADKSLEALQQELEQECDYRREAECTRRFGELLRDDPFFTVPGVVPELTASRVLGTEWGRGVPLDRCRDLPQELRDELCTQLLRLCLRELFQFRFMQSDPNWGNFLYDRERHRVTLLDFGASRSFDREFTDHYIEVIRGAADGDRSKVLQKSRDLGFLTGFETKDLEAAHAEAVLALGEAFSGAQPFDFGAQGVSGRVGALLPRLLRGRLAPPPAQSYALHRKLAGAFLACARLRGRVRCRRLFEGVYARYWDPQTTETPPRDHRDPPGTVETPRDHRDPPRP, from the exons ATGGGCGGAGTCTCGGCCCCGGGGGCGGAGCTGAAGCCCCAGGGGGCGGACTCGCAGCCGCGGGGGCGGAGCCGAAACCTCGGCGGGGCGGAGTCGTTGCCCCGGGGGGCGGAGCCACGGCCCCGGAAGCGGCGGGTTGGCGGGAGCCGCCTGACCCGGCCGCCGCGCGTCCTTCCGAGCTCCGGCCGCCGGTGCTCCCGCTGCCTCATGGCCGGCCCCCCCAAGGCACCCCCTCCCGGGGCCCCGCGCGGCCTCACGGCTCAGGAGGCCCAACGGGCGCGGGACGCGCGGGGCCGCCCGGAGCCCCCCCGGCAGAAG CTCAGCGACCGGGCCCGGGAGCGGCGAGTGCCCGTGACCCGGCTGGGCCGGCTGCTCAGCTTCGGAG GCCTGGCCGTGGGGCTCGGCGCAGGGACCCTGGCGCAGGCGGCGCGGGCCAAGCTGGGGG GTGCCCCCCCCGCTGGAAACGCCCCCCCCCTGCTGTCGGAAGCCAACGCGGAGCGGCTGGTGGCCACGCTGTGCCGGGTGCGCGGGGCAGCACTCAAACTGGGGCAGATGATCAGCATGCaag ACGCGCCCCTGCTGCCCCCGCAGCTGCAGCGGATCCTGGAGCGCGTGCGCCAAGGCGCCGACTTCATGCCGGGCTGGCAGAGCCGC GTGCTGCGGGAGGAGCTGGGGCCCGACTGGAGGAGCAGGATGGCGCTGTTCGAGGAGCAGCCCTTCGCGGCCGCATCCATCGGGCAGGTTCACCGGGGGGTGCTGCACGACGGCACCCGTGTGGCCATCAAGATCCAG TACCCGGGGGTCGCCCAGAGCATCCGCAGCGACGTCGAGAACCTGCTTTCCCTGCTCAGAATGAGCACCAAGCTGCCCCGGG GGCTTTTCGCCGATAAATCGCTGGAggctctgcagcaggagctggagcaggaatgcgACTACAGGCGGGAGGCCGAGTGCACGCGGCGCTtcgg ggagctgctgcgggACGACCCGTTCTTCACGGTGCCGGGGGTGGTGCCGGAGCTCACGGCCTCGCGGGTCCTGGGCACGGAGTGGGGGCGCGGGGTCCCCCTGGACCGGTGCCGGGACCTCCCCCAGGAGCTGCGGGACGAG CTCTGCACCCAGCTCCTGCGCCTGTGCCTGCGCGAGCTCTTCCAGTTCCGCTTCATGCAGAGCGACCCCAACTGGGGCAACTTCCTGTACGACCGCGAGCGGCACCGG GTGACGCTGCTGGATTTCGGGGCGAGCCGCTCGTTCGATAGGGAGTTTACGGACCATTACATCGAG GTGATCCGCGGGGCCGCCGACGGGGACCGCAGCAAAGTGCTGCAGAAATCCCGGGACCTCGGCTTCCTCACGGGCTTCGAGACcaag GACCTGGAGGCCGCCCACGCCGAGGCGGTGCTGGCGCTGGGGGAGGCGTTTTCGGGGGCGCAGCCGTTCGACTTCGGGGCGCAGGGGGTGTCGGGGCGGGTGGGGGCGCTGCTGCCGCGGCTGCTGCGGGGCCGCCTGGCGCCCCCCCCCGCGCAGAGCTACGCGCTGCACCGCAAGCTGGCGGGGGCCTTCCTGGCCTGCGCGCGCCTGCGGGGGCGCGTGCGCTGCCGGCGCCTCTTCGAGGGCGTCTACGCGCGgtactgggacccccaaaccacagAGACCCCCCCCCGAGACCACAGAGACCCCCCTGGGACCGTAGAGACCCCccgagaccatagagaccccccgAGACCATAG